The following coding sequences are from one Opitutales bacterium window:
- a CDS encoding phytoene desaturase, with translation MIAPNKERNVVVIGSGFGGLAAAIRQQAKGYQTTILEMRDKPGGRAYVYEDQGFVFDAGPTIVTIPFIFEELFEVAGRKLEDYVTIVPCDPYYRIYFDDGRIFDYRGEQEAIEAEIAKFNPNDVEGYRRFLKYSEDIFGRAFTDLADHSFHSIWEMVKVAPDLIKLRADKSVFSKVGEFIKDPNLRQVFSFEPLLIGGNPLESSAIYAMIHYLEKTWGVHFAMGGTGALVNGLVKLFQDLGGTIELNARVSDIVVDKGAVSSVKTADGRDFAADIVISNGDVANTYRKLIAPQHRKKWTDRRLEKMRYAMSLFVVYFGTDRTYEHLPHHSIVLGPRYEGLLKDIFHNKIVAEDFSLYLHAPTRTDPSLAPKGCESFYVLSPVPHLGGGQDWEDIKEAYCDRIFESLEREDLVPDLRKHLVTKRIFTPKDFETDLDAYMGTAFQFEPVLLQSAYFRPHNKSEDVDNLYFVGAGTHPGAGLPGVVSSAKVLDRFIP, from the coding sequence ATGATAGCGCCAAACAAAGAGCGAAATGTCGTGGTGATCGGAAGCGGATTCGGTGGGCTGGCCGCCGCGATTCGACAACAAGCTAAGGGCTACCAAACCACTATTTTGGAGATGCGAGACAAGCCAGGCGGCCGCGCTTATGTGTATGAAGATCAAGGCTTTGTCTTTGATGCTGGGCCAACTATCGTAACCATCCCTTTCATTTTCGAGGAGCTGTTTGAAGTAGCAGGGCGCAAGCTAGAAGACTACGTCACCATCGTTCCCTGCGACCCCTACTATCGTATCTATTTCGATGACGGCCGCATATTTGATTACCGGGGTGAGCAAGAAGCCATCGAAGCAGAGATTGCGAAATTCAATCCAAACGACGTCGAGGGATATCGCCGCTTCCTCAAATACAGTGAGGATATCTTTGGGCGTGCGTTTACAGACTTAGCCGACCATTCGTTCCATTCCATCTGGGAAATGGTGAAGGTCGCCCCAGATCTCATCAAACTGCGTGCTGACAAATCAGTCTTCTCCAAAGTCGGTGAATTCATCAAGGACCCCAATCTTCGCCAGGTCTTCTCATTTGAACCCCTGCTGATCGGCGGAAATCCTCTAGAGTCGAGCGCAATCTACGCCATGATCCATTACTTGGAGAAGACTTGGGGTGTGCACTTCGCAATGGGTGGTACTGGAGCCCTAGTGAATGGCCTTGTAAAACTATTCCAAGATCTGGGCGGCACGATCGAACTCAACGCTCGTGTATCCGATATCGTAGTCGACAAAGGTGCAGTTTCCAGTGTGAAGACTGCAGATGGTCGCGACTTTGCAGCCGACATAGTCATTTCGAATGGCGATGTGGCCAATACCTACCGCAAGCTCATCGCACCACAACACCGTAAAAAATGGACTGACCGGCGCCTGGAAAAAATGCGCTATGCCATGAGCCTGTTCGTCGTTTATTTTGGGACCGACCGCACCTATGAGCACCTCCCGCATCACAGCATCGTCTTGGGGCCTCGGTATGAGGGGCTCTTGAAAGACATCTTCCATAACAAAATCGTTGCGGAAGATTTCTCGCTCTATCTTCACGCACCGACGCGCACCGACCCGTCCCTAGCTCCTAAAGGCTGTGAGAGCTTTTACGTCCTCAGCCCTGTGCCCCATCTTGGCGGCGGTCAGGATTGGGAAGATATTAAAGAAGCCTATTGCGACCGCATCTTCGAATCCCTTGAGCGTGAAGACCTCGTTCCAGACCTCCGCAAGCACCTGGTGACTAAACGGATATTCACTCCCAAGGATTTTGAAACAGACCTCGATGCCTATATGGGCACAGCCTTCCAATTTGAGCCCGTCCTGCTTCAGAGCGCCTATTTCCGACCGCACAATAAAAGCGAGGACGTTGATAACCTTTACTTCGTAGGTGCCGGCACGCACCCCGGAGCCGGCCTGCCAGGGGTCGTCTCGAGTGCCAAAGTCCTGGATAGGTTCATTCCCTAG